The genome window AGCAATCTTTGAAAATGTTCCACAAGGGTAGAAAAATGTCTTCATACCTGCAGAGCAAATGTTATACTTGTTATTAGGAATGGGAAGTATCGAGGCATTGGGTGCTCTCTTGAGCTAATTTCTTTTGTGTTTATACTATCTCCTTGTTTTTTCTGCCATTCAAAGGACTGACCAGTATAGTTTCTATTTCATCAAAACATAAGGGGTTTTCAAAGCTCAATGAGGCAACCCCTTGACAATTATTCATGCGTGATTCAACATGCAagttaaaaacagaaaaaggcaGCTTCCACAGTTACCACTAACAGCATCTAGTCTGATTAAGATTCACAGAAGAAAAAGTGTCCACCAACATAAATATTCCAATTTCCTGATTCAACATGTATTCATCTTATTACAAGCGCATCACACAAGCCATATCCAAGCCTTTTCCCACTAAGAGGGTCAATTACATAGATCAAATAGcaccataatattttattatgaatacTGTTTACAGAAAAATAATTGACCTCTAAATCTTCTTAATGGTTTCGCTTATTGTTTTCTGGATCTCCCTCTTCCTCTAGAGATAGGGCACCCTCAATCTCCATCTAATCTACTCTCCTTATCAAGACTTCTTTAAGTCATCTATCCTGTTTTCTAATTTTCATGCAGTCATCTTTTACATCCAATTAGGTATTGAACAACATATCATGCAAACTACATTCCCATAAGTGCAACATGAGGGATTAAAATTTGGTGAAAGAAAATCAAACTTACATTAAACTAATATTTTCAATTGAGTAGATCCCAAATGCCCAAAAAGAAAAGGGGGGGGGGATCACCAAATCATTTTACCTTAACAGACACATGCCGAGCATACAATAgtttaaaaagatgaaaaataagcCTCAAATTGATGTCACAAAGGAGCAAGAGTTTTGTAGCATCCAACATGATAAAGGGTTACAGACTACCAAACTAGTAGTGCTGACATAATGGAAATGAACAAGAAAAGGCATTATATCGTTGATAAGGCTACAAGTACAAATACAGTGAACCACAATATACAGGTAATAAACCTTGGAAGAATAAATGGTAAACAAAAACCTAAAGAAAATCAAGCAAGGGAGAACATACAAAGAGAAGATTCAGAACAACAAGCAAGTAAATCAGTGTGCCAATCTTCCTGCTGATATGAACCTCCAGTTGATGCCAGATCCTTTTGCGCAACTGAATATCTGTTTGACATCAATATAAGTTAGTAATAAAAAAGGTAAAGACagataagtttattaaaaataactattattgaCTGCATGCCATTGGAATAAAGGAATGGAAGAAGCAGGAACTTTTAGAgtagttaaaacttaaaactaaGGGTAGAATTTTTACTTCCTAGATAACAGAAGGGTATGGTTCAAAATTCacataaatattcaaatttttggTCAACTAGTTTATCCTGAGTGAACCTAAAACATATTGAAGTTGAGGAAGAGAGAAATACATAACCTTGATGGTGAATGCTTGTCAATTTTTGCATGGTATTTTTCATCAGATGAATGGTCCTTGTCACTGTTGGCATCAGAGTAATTGTATTCCTCTTTCTTGTGACTTTTCTCCGGTGAACACTTGGCTGGAACAGAATAAGCTGCAACTTCTGTGACATCTAGTAAACGTTGAATGACTTCACACTGATTCATATCCAAATTTGCTTGAGACCGTTGTAGCTCTAGTTTaagcttttcattttctttttttagtgcTTCAGTGAAAGAACAGTTGGGGTAAGAACAGGATAGTGTTTTCTTCAACACAGCAGTGTCATCTTTGTCAGGCTCAGGTTTAAAAATAACTGTTTGTGCCTTTTGGTCCTCATCATCCAATGTGTATTCACGTTGATCCATTTCAATAACTTCAAGTCTCTCCTGAATATTTCAGAGAATGAGAGAAGCAATAGATTGTTAACCATATATTCGGACCAAATTTAATGACACAGATGCTACCGTTAAAATGACAAAGCAGGTCAAAATCCTCATAAATATTGGGAATATGCAAAATCCAGAAACAAAATGCTGCAAATTGTGCAacagccacacacacatacatacatactctCTCACACAAACATGAGAAGAGGAACAGGGATTTGATTAGTTGGTTGATAGCTTACAACTTGGGCTACTGCCTTTTTTATTGTGCTGTTGATTGAAAACTAAAGGTAAAAGTAAGACTAATACCTAACTCTAATTACAGGACCAAAATGATGCAGTAATCCTGACAAATGAATTGAGTCATAATTTACAATAAATGCTTTTTGTCCTCATAGCAAATAGTACAACACAAAACATCAGGGGAAATAGTTGTGTGTACACATGTAATGAAGAAACAGGGTCCTTTTCTTAAAGTATGAATCTACATACAACTTTCAAAAAGAGTATTCAGTTAAATGTTATTTAAGCAGGTTGTTTCATTAAATGGATCCTTATGAAGAGATTTTCAAACTAATTTTCCATACATTTAATCATACAAGTTGTATATAGTATCAAACTAAACTACATAATATGGTTAGCTGGCTGTACGCTGTACATATTCAGTACATGCATCTAACTAGGGTCGGACCCAAATTTTCAGAggccaatattttaaactttctGTGTACTACACTACAACATTCCAGTGTGGTAACTAAAACATCCAATAACAAATTATCTGGGGTATCTAGCAAAATGTGGACCATGTGCTAGATAACATGTTTAGGACAACACTGAAGAAGTAAGCAACCCCATTTTAATCCTTGATGGCCTCAAACTTAAACACTGCTCATTGTTGAAACTGACAAGAACATGCAACAAATGTTGAAAACCTAGAAATCCAGAATATTATAAGCTAAGATGGCCACGTAAACAATATAGACATAGTTTTGAAGGGGAATACAACTCTGGCATGGTTGATCAGTAGCATCGAAGAAGTTGAAAGAATGTTTCCAGTGAGTAAAAAACCACAAACTTTTTcctctatctttctttttttggggGTGATCAACAATAAAAAGACCATTGACAACAATAGGATAGCATATAATTGAGCACAGCAAAGTATCAGGTACCCTGACTCGAGCATTGTCCACAAGAGTAATGAGAGGAACAAGACGCAGGTATCTATCAATTTCGTTCTGAGCCTTCCTGAACTGATAAACAATGTTCCAGCCCATAGCCAGCAAATAAAGGTAGCTACGGTCTTGACAACTATTGACCAATATGTAAGACCTTCTTAGAGCATCTTCGAGCTGCTCCAGAGGTTCCCTAGTTTCGGGGTACTTCTTCAGCTCCGAGATCTTGAGCTGCTCCAGCAAGTTCCCAATCAACTTCAGATGCTGTGCAAACTGCCTACAGTTTTTCTTATGCATCCGTGCAGTGCTTGCAGCTCTCACAATCATCCCAATCAACCGCACAGCGTCTACACCAGTCAACTGTGCCACATTTGCAAGTTCCCCCATTTGATCCCAAGACGCCATGCTCTCTGCAAATCAACCTAAAATCCAGCCACATCAGGTCAGAAAACTCAGAACACCACTTTACAAAATTGCATTTTAATCCTTAATTTCATCATAAAAATTGGACTAAATTATAATGgtgattataaaataaaataaaaaaatcataaaaactggaataaattataatggtgattattaaaaaaaaatgtcataaacATTGGAATAAATTACAATggtgattattaaaaaaaataaaaataatgcatCCTGCAAATACATGCATAAGAATTATTTATACCTTGTAAGAGAATATGCCTTTAATAGTAAAATAGGCTGCTCCACTCGCACAGCCCAAAGTGAAGCAGTAAATTATCAACAATTGAATGTTTCACGCCGGATCAAGCGCTATTCAGAAAAATGTTTCTCAGAGATAACATTGTCCTTGAAGATCTTGGATATTCAGAGACAAAAAACGCTGCAAAAACAGCAAATGCAATTAAATCAGTcaagaaaataatcaaacaaaaaaatcttgACACTGAAGAAATCTAAAATCACAACATCCAAGCATGAATTCTACAATTAAAACACACCCCAATCCGGTTTAAgttctctatttatttattttaaggaaataaaaaaaggaaaaagtaacTGAGTTCGGAAGCGTGTTAGAATGCATTAGTAAACACTATTACCAAAACAAGCAAAGGAAAACAATGGCATCAAAAGCTACAACAAAAAATGCAGCGACggtgctttttattttaattatttattgttatgaGTGGCTGGTGAAGGAGTGTTACTTACGTGAAAGAGAAGAGAGCAATGCGGATGAAGGGAAAAGGAGCATAGAATTCAGGTGATGGCAGGCATTGCTTTGTGCGAGGGAGCTTTCTCCCTCTGAATCACTCTTTGTCTCTCTCTTGCTCGCTCTTATCGCTCACAGTTTCGGTTCGGTTCTGTTTTCTGCAGTGTGGAGCTTGGCCGCATGTGAACCCCACCTCAAGCACTACGCAAGTGCCCTCTGCTTTTGACTGTTATTACGATGATGCCACTCTCCGTTTCACGGACTGTCAAAACTGTAACGGCGTGCGTTATACGGACAGGTTGACCCTTCCAGAAGGCATTTCAGTGGAAGTGCTTTTTTAATGGCGTGCCAGCTGGCACTCTCCTAATAATGTGCATGAATTGTAGCATTCTGAGCTTGCCAACAAAAGCCACTCCTAATGTTATTGGACAGAATGCtactagcatttttttttaattgtaaatagaGATTTATCTAGAATATTACCACAAAAGTTCAAATTGTAAGCAGTTTTATATGATTACAATTACTCTTTAGGAAGAATTGCTCgtcagccaaaaataaaaaaccaataaaagaaaTGGGAGTTAATATTGAATCCTTAATCATTCATGTTAATTTGCATTCACATCAAACCATAAAACATTCTTATTTCACTAATTGATGTGTGATTATTTCAGATTAATCAAACATTTTAGATTTAAGATTTGaatatatagttatattaaatatttgaaaaataattataaatattttctctttgaatattaaacacaattacatgttcaaaatttaaatttgttactcGTGTATGTATTGTATCAAATTTGAATGGATCTATCGgctaaaaagtatttaattgaTAGctttaaaaatagtataatatcattttatagaaaaacaaaattatttaataaaatatattgaatatcttttaattatatcttaAAGGTTCTGTCAATAAGATTCGTTTGAAAGAGGTGCGATTGATGAAGAAAAAGATTGGTTGGTTGGATTGGAAGTTGAGAGAGgttgaaaaggaaaaggaaaaagcatTGAACAAAAAGGGCAATAGCGTCATTTAAGGGAGAATAATGAGATTGATTATGATAAAGAAGTGAGAAACAAAAGGCAATTAGGAAGGAGATGGGGGATATTCATGACAGAGAGTGCACATGTGGTGGCGTTCTTCACACTTCTCTCGCCAATTAGTAATAGCGGCACTCTGTCTCCACTCTATTATGCTCTATGGATATGGGTTTCTATTTTCTGTCCtcaccttctttttttttttttgtctttatctttttcttcaatgaacaaaataattaaaaggttttcgaataaatatttataaaagtattatgaaagtttgtttaattaaaaataactttgttGAAAAGACAAGACAAAATTTCTATTATAGTCTCACGTCTATTCATGGATATTTTTAATACATCCCATGATTGTATAGCAATGATTCATATCATCATTTtagttatgaatttaattagattatgttaataatatatttttttatattactccttccgattcaaaattatttatatttgagatttttttctcaaactaaAAATTACAGTTATTAGAGTATATGTGTTAACGTGAAATCTCAAATTCCATAGGAATAACAAGTTAACTgatatataaatgaaaagacCTACAAACACatacattaaaattttagattaaaatgtgatataaagtatttaatttattcttaaatcattggtagattaaattaaatcaataaaataagataaataactaaatttgatttaaaagaaaataaagattaaactgaatgaaaaaataaatgatcaaataaatcatttagtcataaattaatgatgaaataatattaatcttttaaaattattattcttatttatttatttattatttttatttatgtaaaataacaTAAGATAACGATTATTTTAAAACGAAAAAAATAACATCTAACAAagtatatcaattttttttaaaaatattctccacattaattt of Glycine soja cultivar W05 chromosome 1, ASM419377v2, whole genome shotgun sequence contains these proteins:
- the LOC114419606 gene encoding cell number regulator 13-like: MASWDQMGELANVAQLTGVDAVRLIGMIVRAASTARMHKKNCRQFAQHLKLIGNLLEQLKISELKKYPETREPLEQLEDALRRSYILVNSCQDRSYLYLLAMGWNIVYQFRKAQNEIDRYLRLVPLITLVDNARVRERLEVIEMDQREYTLDDEDQKAQTVIFKPEPDKDDTAVLKKTLSCSYPNCSFTEALKKENEKLKLELQRSQANLDMNQCEVIQRLLDVTEVAAYSVPAKCSPEKSHKKEEYNYSDANSDKDHSSDEKYHAKIDKHSPSRYSVAQKDLASTGGSYQQEDWHTDLLACCSESSLCMKTFFYPCGTFSKIASVARNRSISSGEACNDLMAYSLILSCCCYTCCVRRKLRKMLNITGGFIDDFLSHLMCCCCALVQEWREVEIRGLSGSKTKTSPPPSQYMES